The genomic region TGCTGACCGAATCCACCCATTCGCCTGCTGCAATGGTCCAGTGTACAGGTTTCAGCCCAAGGTGTTTTTCGGCCCAGATGGTGCCCCATGTGAACACCCCATGCGGAGGTCTGAAATACTCTGGTTTTTGCCCGAGCACTTTCTCATAAGCCTTGACGGCCCGGGTCAAATCCTGCTTGACCTGCCAGGGCAGCAGCAACATGTGGTTGATGTGGCGGTATCCGTGAATGGCGATCTCGTGTCCCTCTTCAAGCACCCTGCGGGCCAATTCCGGGTGCTTTTCCATTTGCTGACCCAGCATGAAAAACGTGGCTTTGACCCCGCGTTCGCGCAAAATGTCCAGCACTCTGGGTGTGGTTTCTGGATCGGGACCATCGTCAAAGGTCAGGGCGACCTCTGGCGCAGCACTGTCTCCTTCACGCAGCACATTGTGGTTGAACGTGCGCTTGATGAGCATGGGAACCCCGTAATACACCGCCAGAAACAACAATGAAGCGAGAAGAGGTTTTTTGTTTTTCACGAGACTCTCCTGATCAGACGCCACCCAATGAGGGTGAAAAAGACATTCGCAAACCACAGGCCAACCTCGGGAGGTAAAATGCCAGCACTTGCAAACGCCCGCCCGAGCAGTAATGTTAAGTAGTACACTACCACGATCAACACAGAAACCCCTAGGGACACCCCCGTACCCCGACCATAGCGGATGGCCAGAGGCATGCTGATCAGGGCCAGCACCAGATTGGCAAACGGAATGGCCAGTTTGCCATGCAATTCCATGCGGGCACTGTACTGGTCTGCTGCAGTGATGACCCTGCCTTTTTCACCAGGCACATGGGCACCATAGGCGGTGTTCCACAATTCACTGATGGAGGTGGTTTCGGCAGCAAAGCCATCTGCAAAACGCGCGATGGCTTCGTTGCGGGAAATGCCGGTTTTGATGGTCAGTACGGCATCTTTCTGATCGGGAATGTTGCTGCTGAACACATTCTGCACGGTTTCAGAAAGGTCGTCGAGACCTGCACTCTGGATCTGTTTGATGGCAGGAAAATCCACGGCATAACCTTCAAAGCCCGTCAAAGCCAGATTGAAACCATCAAATTGACCGGTTTCTGCAAAGTAAACCCGGGCTTGTTTGTCTGCCCATGACACCAGACGGATGTCTTTCATGGTGTCGGTGTTGGGGTCGTAATTCTGGAAATACACCTCCAATCCATTTCCAAGGGTCAGGGTGGTTCCTTTCAGACGGCTGAGCCCTTGAGGGGTGGAGGGCAAATCCTCATACCACATGGTGCGTGCTTCCAGATTGGCTCTGGGGGTGACATATTCACTGACCACCAGACTGGTGAGAGACACAAGGGTCGCCACCAGCACCACAGGCTTGGAGATCCAGCTGAAGGAAATGCCTCCGCTTTGCATGGCGATGATTTCACGTTCGGTGTTCATGCGTCCAAAGGCCAGCACCGTCATGAGCACCACCGCCATGGGAGCGACTTTCACAAAGCTGTCTGGAATCTGGATTCCCAGCCACTTGAGGATTTTGACCAGCCCAACCCCATCCAGGTACTGGGAGCCCACGAAAAAGTAACCGAACAGGATCACTGCGGTGTAAAGCACGATCCCCAGCAAAAGGGGGGGCAGAATCTCTGCATAGATGTATTTCCTGAGACGCATGTTTGTTGTACCTACCTGTAAGCTTTGGGGTTTTTGTTGAAGAGGTCGCTGAAGTTTTTGAACAGCAGACGTGACCAGCCATCTTGCAAACGGCGACCCGAAGTGTGCATGAGGGCTTCGGAGACATATTTGACCTGTCCACGTCGCATGAGTTTGTACCCGAGAATCACATCTTCACGGGTGTAACTGAGGGGATATCCACCGACTTCCAGAGCAGGTTTGCGGTGAAATCCCATGTTGCTGCCTGCCAGATTGGGTCTGCCTGCAAGGCGGGCTGCACGCAAGAAGAATTTATATCCGTATTCGCTGAACCACGCATCGGCTTCAGGAACCCCATAAAACCGCAAGGGACCATACACAGCAATGGACTCCTGAAGTCCTGTGTACATGTGCTGCACCCACGTGCTCTGGGGAAGACAATCTGCATCGGTGGTGAGGATCACATCCCCGGTGGCAGCCTCCAATCCAGCCTGTCTGGCACTGCCAACCCCAGCCCTCACACATCGCACCACCCGGACCCCAAAACTTCTGGCGATGGCTGCAGTATGGTCGGTGCTGTTGTTGTCCACGATGATGATTTCATCAGGCTCATGTGTTTGTTGACCCAGAGCCGTCAGCAGATTTCCCAGCAATTTTTCTTCGTTGTAAGCGGGTACGATGACACTGATTTTCATTGGTGGTGTGACGGGGTCCTCATTCCTTCCATCTAGCTAGTATACATAGCGCCCATCTCTGTACCGCAGAGACAAATGCATCTACTGTATCAAAGTTCACGCTCATCAGAGAGATCCTGTGCCCCTTGAGATGCACGTTCTCGCAGAAAACGCAGTTGCATTTTGCGCACAGCAATGCCCATCGCAAAATAGTACACCTCTCCAAAATGAGGTCCGGGAACCCCGGTGGGCAAATCCACCAGGCTCATGGTCAGGTAAGCTGCACACAAACCTGCCAACAGGCTGTCCTTGCTTTTCCAGCTGG from Deinococcus misasensis DSM 22328 harbors:
- a CDS encoding LptF/LptG family permease — protein: MRLRKYIYAEILPPLLLGIVLYTAVILFGYFFVGSQYLDGVGLVKILKWLGIQIPDSFVKVAPMAVVLMTVLAFGRMNTEREIIAMQSGGISFSWISKPVVLVATLVSLTSLVVSEYVTPRANLEARTMWYEDLPSTPQGLSRLKGTTLTLGNGLEVYFQNYDPNTDTMKDIRLVSWADKQARVYFAETGQFDGFNLALTGFEGYAVDFPAIKQIQSAGLDDLSETVQNVFSSNIPDQKDAVLTIKTGISRNEAIARFADGFAAETTSISELWNTAYGAHVPGEKGRVITAADQYSARMELHGKLAIPFANLVLALISMPLAIRYGRGTGVSLGVSVLIVVVYYLTLLLGRAFASAGILPPEVGLWFANVFFTLIGWRLIRRVS
- a CDS encoding glycosyltransferase family 2 protein; this translates as MKISVIVPAYNEEKLLGNLLTALGQQTHEPDEIIIVDNNSTDHTAAIARSFGVRVVRCVRAGVGSARQAGLEAATGDVILTTDADCLPQSTWVQHMYTGLQESIAVYGPLRFYGVPEADAWFSEYGYKFFLRAARLAGRPNLAGSNMGFHRKPALEVGGYPLSYTREDVILGYKLMRRGQVKYVSEALMHTSGRRLQDGWSRLLFKNFSDLFNKNPKAYR